The sequence below is a genomic window from Tubulanus polymorphus chromosome 1, tnTubPoly1.2, whole genome shotgun sequence.
TAGTACTGAGTAATTGCTGTAATACTTTTTGAACGCCCATTTCTCGCAGTTTTGCCTGACGTTCCATCGAacctagaaaaaataaaataatataatttatCTTTCACTTAAAGATAACAatgaaatgaacaatataaatgCAGAATTAACATCAATAAGTGAGGGTTCAGTCACTGAACCCACAGGCTGTGACAACTTTGGACCAAGCCAAGTGGCGACTGTACCCAAAATATACACAAAATTAGTATAAAGAATATGACTGAAAATTTACTACTTTGTAATATTAACAGCAAGTTGAATgtaaaactcacaactgtagaacagGACCTAGTGCCATAGTTCCCCCGGTAAActtgatttaatcaaactctcagttaaagttagttcattatcaatattctaGTAAAATCATAACCGggagaactgtgaaactgagtcCTCACTCATTGAATGAGATACAAGACAAACACAGGGACGACACAAGAGAGAATGATACTAAAAAACAGACCTGAATAACTCCTACCTTCTTCCTCACTCCATATTAGATTCGATATACAAAATGTAGCCGCAGTTTGCAGCTTTACATTTGTATGAATCTGAAAAGAGAGATCGATACAACCATGTGTCAATCAAATTCGAATATTACAGCAGACTCCGCCCACTCAGCAGGGGCAGCGCTTCTTAAATTCTTACCATGTAATTCATGAGTTTTTTCAGAACGTCCTCGTTCGTGATGATGAAATCTTTAGCTGATTCTCCGTCTGCTACATTCGCTAATATACACAACGTCTATAAGTAATCAATACATATTCAATCtgaattcatcatttaatTACGTAAAATCTcccaattgttaaagactaaAAAGTCTATTCACaatactagaaatatttcgggtggtttcTACCGCCCTTCTtcagtatataaacataatatcAGACACAAATGACTGCACATAGTTGGGTTATGGGGAATAAGGCACTGACGTAATTTGAAAGGAGTTTATTATGAGGACTGAAACCTTTGTTAAGGTTGACAGAGCGATCGGAATGAGTAATAATCAAAGCAGATTTAACTCTTGAGAGATTGTTATtagtaaaaataattttaactCCAGGggtgggtttcatagatgtggaggAAAAATAGTcatgggaacattttgaaatttgtctgttataaccatggtttctcattgttactacggtGGTTGTCatccagattgaggatttacccctagggataactttgatactcggtctatgaaaccgggcccaggatATTATGAGATATTCTTGAGTTACCTGTTCCTTCACTTCAATTGGATGATCACCTTCCAGTATGAGAATCACTGCTTGCATTATTTGATTTCCGTGTTTGCTCATTATATCATCGATGTGCTTcaaaaattaaacaaaatcaaatcaaaacgtTCAAACTAAGAGGTTAAAacagagaaaatgaaaaacaggGTTCGACTTACAGGTTTATTCGACAGTAAATTCCTCAACAGACCGAgagttttcatcaaaatattcacattCGGATCGGCCAAAATACGAAACAGTTGATCGGTGCCGAGTTTACATAAAATCTGACTTTTAATGCGTTGGTCGGCTTGAAACGCCATATTCTATAAATATCAAACGGGTTAAAAATGACAGGGTTTTGAGGAATTGTCTGCAtgactttcatatcccaactACTGTAGattcctcctaaatcggtactgtaTATCCCAGTAAACTGTTAAATTGgtgatatcaattttttatcCCATATACTACTAAACTTGATTTCTAAATCAGTAACCACATAATTAAAATAATCCTCGTCCCAACTGTACCGATTTAGGGCCAGTCTACTGTAAAACcttgtttgaatttttgaatattttgctcaacaaattaaaggagtttcaagcacctttaaaagcattttctgttcAGAAGGAGTGTTGAACCCTGACCCCGATTAGAATAAGTTAATGAGATTGGGAATTTTACCATGAGAGCCCAAATTCCGTTGAGACGTAAAGCGGGGTCGTCTCTTTTCGTTAAATCGACGAGTAAATCGACGGCGCCTTGTTCTAAAATCGGTTCTTTACACGGGGAGAATTCTAGCAGTAGATTACACAACGTTGACGACGCGACTGTTAATACATCATCAGGAGCATTCTTTAATAACTGAAACAAATTAACAGTAAGTACACAACAGAACACGTGAACATGGTCAAAGATTCTACAGTCATGGTCAAAGATTTTGTGTAATTACAGccatttcaatcaaataaaatttcatgtcgagtcaaattcatataaattcTTAGCCATATTTCAATTGAATGTATTCAGATTTAAGAATATCTATTCCGATTTACTAACTCTCTACCGGTCACTTCTGTCTGGTTATACTATTCTGGGATAGGTAGTAACTATTCTGATCAGTGAATGCACCAGAAGAGAATTCCAGAATCGGTAGAGACCAATCAAAACGTGCCTTACAGAAAACTACAGATGCGGACCCTTGAATCAGTTCCACTAGTAGAACTGAGAGTCCACAGTTAACTATGATTAATCGTTTAGTTTTAACCCACAGGTTTGAAGTTGTTTTACCTTCATCAATGGTTTCCAGACCGCGTGGTCCTGGAAACTAGTTCTCAGTTGTTGTACAGATCTAGATAAACTATGCAGACAAGTAACGGCAGCCAACGGAACTGAAGCCGAAGTATTCTCTAAACCGGTTACGATATGATCCATCATATTCTCACTTTCTATAATCTACAGTCAACATAAACACAGATAACCAAAATAtagttcaatttcaaaaatagaaaatgtgtTAAACCTCATTTTAATCAACTTAAAATTTCATCCAAACTGTGAATATTTTAAACGAATAATCcgttttcaaatattccaaACAGATAGTTTTACCTTTCTGCGAATTTCTTCATCGTTTGCCCCGAGCGAAGCGAATGCTAGAAACGCAGCTTTATGTAATTCATCGACAGTCGATTCAAcctgaaataaaacaacaaattaataaCTAAACAGTTTCCGATATAGACTGAATTCATTTAACTACACAAGTCCTTAACTACTCAAGTGCATTATCGATTCATTCCAGATATCGATTTACTATTAATTTCTAAGAATGAGGCAAAAAATTCAACTCTTCAAATGAcacttttcattgaaatgttgtaATGGCTCAGTATAGTTTAACATTAACAATCTTTTCATTAACTCTGTGTTTATTGTATAAAGCATTAAAACAGTCTGTAAAGAGAATAGTGCcatatagaaataaacatgCTCCTTCGTATGATCAGTATTAAAATCCGGGCtcggtttcacaaaaaaagtaAACTCAAATTTTCGGTGTAATTGCCAATGGTTACTTCATGtcttcaatgaggacaattcaaacttaaccgttttaggcttaaacttcttcgtgaaactgggaccTGATTGTACCTTTTTACTGTTCCCGTTCATATCACCGTTCTGATTATTAGACAGATGATTGTGTTTGAAGAAATCAGCGAGCGTTTTAATAACGTGGTCCGTAATGCTGGCAGCTTGTTGCAACTCGGTATCGACCTCGATCAGATACGCTAACGTTTCAGCGGCTTCTATTCGCTCTTTGTAACTACGATCTTTCTTACACATACGAATCAATGTCGGTAAAGcctataaaatcaatttcattctaATGCTCGAACTGACTAACTCCTCTGCGAGCTACGAAGTACCAGTCTACATACCGGTAAACTCATAATCGTGATTTTACTCACTTTTAGGACAATAATAGAATCTTCAGGGTGTATAACACCAGCTCTGCACAAATAGGTCAAACtataaaatagattttatctCAATCAATGACAAACAGTTGAAATATAAGTGACAGAAATGAATTGAGAATATCGACGGATTCTTACCATTTTGCGGCGGACATTTGCATTTCAGGAGGTTTATCACGAGCCAATAGTTTAGTGACTAGATTGGGTACAGTTTCACCATTATGACTCGCTACAGAGAAAATTCAGTTAGAACCAATCAAAACCCTTTCACattttgcaagaaaataaGATAATACTGCAAGATGTTGAAATAGACCCAGGatctggttccacagttcctgGTTAAGGTCGAGTCTTTTGAGTTTTAATTTGTAATTTCCAGTTACCCTAGACAAATGTTTACTCAGTACTAAGAAGCAGGATCCCGGCCAAActgcaaattttgaaaatccgCAACAATTAAATTCAACAATGTCTCTTACTCGATGCAACTGTCATCGCTACTTCTTGATTCTGGTGGCACAGCACGGCTAAACATCTCAATGTAGGCATCTGAAcctaaaaatacaatataaccAATAAGTCACATAATACGTGATAGTGAAGTGTTGTTGTAAACAGGAATATAAAATACTTACATTATAGATATTTATTGAGAGCATCGGCGTTAATGCAGAGATAATACCACTGCTACAGAGCACAACTTGCTGATCCGGAGTCTGTgtacaaaatcaaatttaatgtttaaaattttACAGttaattcataaatgaacTCAGGGGTGAACCCAGGACAACATCTAAGGATCTTATCATATTCTTTTCAACGCAAAGTAATTGTAAAAGGGCAGTCTGGCAGTTCAACTCCTTTAAGAGGAAAAATTCACTTCCCAGATTACAACAAAATGGGCCCTTCTCAGATTTGTTTGCTAGGTGCCTTTAAATAGATGGGGCACTCAAAGCCCCCGGATCTACCCCTGGAACTTGTAGAGAACTCGCATCAAAACGGAATAAACCAAATGAACTCACTTTACAAGCGGTGGCAAATATATGCGTGATACACTCTTGTGTGATGACAGATTTCGGTAATAAATTAATCAGATGTGGAATAATGTTGGAATCTTGATAAATACAATCTATAGGTGGATACTGACTGGACATTATAGTACGTAAACATCGCAAACATGATTCGAcgtatttcaaattcgaatgAAATATCCCTGAAATTACATAGAAAACATATTAGATTTAGGTGCATTTATTTTCAGCTAGAATAAACGACGTATTGAGCGGTTCTTCCTTATAGCACAGTAGTGGAATCCTAGACTATGGAACTAgtttcagaatgaaatgaacACTTTGAGAATGACCTTTCAGAAGAACCGAGACGCATCCATTTTCAA
It includes:
- the LOC141901531 gene encoding armadillo repeat-containing protein 8-like isoform X1; amino-acid sequence: MIPSYMEVDQSKDFVAQIFSSDADKCLEAIRTLRNTIIGNNKQKKHFVNLGIVPRLLHFMIDENCDVQLMIESAVVLGSLSKGTEEDIQGLIENGCVSVLLKGIFHSNLKYVESCLRCLRTIMSSQYPPIDCIYQDSNIIPHLINLLPKSVITQECITHIFATACKTPDQQVVLCSSGIISALTPMLSINIYNVQMPTLRCLAVLCHQNQEVAMTVASTSHNGETVPNLVTKLLARDKPPEMQMSAAKCLTYLCRAGVIHPEDSIIVLKALPTLIRMCKKDRSYKERIEAAETLAYLIEVDTELQQAASITDHVIKTLADFFKHNHLSNNQNGDMNGNSKKVESTVDELHKAAFLAFASLGANDEEIRRKIIESENMMDHIVTGLENTSASVPLAAVTCLHSLSRSVQQLRTSFQDHAVWKPLMKLLKNAPDDVLTVASSTLCNLLLEFSPCKEPILEQGAVDLLVDLTKRDDPALRLNGIWALMNMAFQADQRIKSQILCKLGTDQLFRILADPNVNILMKTLGLLRNLLSNKPHIDDIMSKHGNQIMQAVILILEGDHPIEVKEQTLCILANVADGESAKDFIITNEDVLKKLMNYMIHTNVKLQTAATFCISNLIWSEEEGRSYSGSMERQAKLREMGVQKVLQQLLSTNDSTLFDKVKTALQQFT
- the LOC141901531 gene encoding armadillo repeat-containing protein 8-like isoform X2; the protein is MIPSYMEVDQSKDFVAQIFSSDADKCLEAIRTLRNTIIGNNKQKKHFVNLGIVPRLLHFMIDENCDVQLMIESAVVLGSLSKGTEEDIQGLIENGCVSVLLKGIFHSNLKYVESCLRCLRTIMSSQYPPIDCIYQDSNIIPHLINLLPKSVITQECITHIFATACKTPDQQVVLCSSGIISALTPMLSINIYNVQMPTLRCLAVLCHQNQEVAMTVASTSHNGETVPNLVTKLLARDKPPEMQMSAAKCLTYLCRAGVIHPEDSIIVLKALPTLIRMCKKDRSYKERIEAAETLAYLIEVDTELQQAASITDHVIKTLADFFKHNHLSNNQNGDMNGNSKKVESTVDELHKAAFLAFASLGANDEEIRRKIIESENMMDHIVTGLENTSASVPLAAVTCLHSLSRSVQQLRTSFQDHAVWKPLMKLLKNAPDDVLTVASSTLCNLLLEFSPCKEPILEQGAVDLLVDLTKRDDPALRLNGIWALMNMAFQADQRIKSQILCKLGTDQLFRILADPNVNILMKTLGLLRNLLSNKPHIDDIMSKHGNQIMQAVILILEGDHPIEVKEQTLCILANVADGESAKDFIITNEDVLKKLMNYMIHTNVKLQTAATFCISNLIWSEEEGSMERQAKLREMGVQKVLQQLLSTNDSTLFDKVKTALQQFT